GCCCCCACGGCCTCCCGCCGCAGCACGTCGGTGGCCCGGTTCCGCGCGGTCGTGGTCAGCCACGCACCCGGCTTGCGCGGAATCCCGTCACGCGGCCAGCGCCGCAACGCCGCCGAAAACGCCTCCTGGGCGCACTCCTCGGCCAGGTCCCAGTCGCCGGTCATCCGGATCAGCGTGGCCACCACCTGGCCCCACTCCTCCCGGAACGCCGCCGCGACCGCCGCCCCGACCCCACGCTCATCGGTGCCGGTGTGTTCCCCGGTCAACCCGGGATGTCCGCCGGATCGAGCACCGGACGCACCTCGATCATGCCGGTCCGCGCCACCGGGTGCTTCGACGCCACCTCGACCGCCTCGTCCAGGCTCGCGCACTCGATCAGGGTGTACCCGCCGACCTGCTCCCGCGTCTCCGCGAACGGACCGTCCGACAACAGCACCTGCCCATCGCGCACCCGCAACGTGGTCGCGTCCTCGGCCGGATGCAGCAGCTCACCGTCCAACAGGACCCCACGACGCGTCATCTCGTCCTTCCACGCCCGCACGTCCTCGCTACCGCACACTTCGGCCGAGCTTTCCTCCGCCCCGGTGTTCTCACCACCGATCAACAGCAGGTACTTCACGGCGCGCTCCCTTCCGGTCGTGCACATCATTGCGCAGGATTGCGGAGGATGTGTCCGTCCGGGCCCATCCCGCCCGTCGGGGAGTCGAGAAACCACAACGGAAGGCGCGGAACCCATGGCCGAAACCCTGCAAGTCCCCGGCGCGACCCTGCACTACAACGTACGCGGCAGCGGGCCCGCCCTGCTCTGCATCCCCGGCGGCCCCGCCGACGGCAACGCCTTCACCCGCTTCGCCACCGAACTCGCCCCGAACCACACGGTCATCACCTACGAC
The genomic region above belongs to Amycolatopsis sp. YIM 10 and contains:
- a CDS encoding YciI family protein — protein: MKYLLLIGGENTGAEESSAEVCGSEDVRAWKDEMTRRGVLLDGELLHPAEDATTLRVRDGQVLLSDGPFAETREQVGGYTLIECASLDEAVEVASKHPVARTGMIEVRPVLDPADIPG